From Nicotiana tabacum cultivar K326 chromosome 20, ASM71507v2, whole genome shotgun sequence, one genomic window encodes:
- the LOC107776123 gene encoding F-box/FBD/LRR-repeat protein At1g13570-like codes for MRHLRLQNCSIQPPSAFRGFDELVSLELYDITFSSELLNILISRCPLLEKLVLQISSILNHIQIDAPKLRSFDFSGGINDISLMKAPLLEKLSLFNTAVPSGKAGQLDLAKYFESFPALEHLNIDYLSVQHQATYQQSLPLLFIVLNIFALLRKPNVYYAALIDPVRGDVVNDIPASFSDVTLNHLRVVKLEGITGTKPEIELIQLLLAKSPMLVKMLIQPNKGKVFAETRLKVLAEITKFPRASPKAEVHYNVDNNLV; via the exons ATGAGACATTTGAGACTCCAAAATTGTTCAATTCAGCCTCCATCTGCCTTCAGAGGATTTGATGAGTTAGTTAGCCTTGAACTGTATGACATAACATTTTCATCCGAATTGCTTAATATTTTAATCTCTCGTTGCCCGTTGCTCGAGAAGTTGGTGCTGCAAATCTCAAGTATTTTAAACCACATCCAAATTGATGCTCCCAAGTTGAGATCCTTCGACTTCAGTGGCGGTATAAATGATATTTCGTTGATGAAAGCACCTCTTCTTGAGAAACTTTCACTTTTTAATACAGCAGTACCTTCTGGGAAGGCTGGACAACTTGATCTTGCCAAGTATTTTGAGTCTTTTCCTGCTCTCGAGCATCTCAACATAGATTACCTTAGTGTCCAG CATCAGGCAACGTACCAGCAAAGCCTTCCTCTCCTCTTCATTGTCTTAAACATCTTTGctttgttgcggaagccaaat GTGTATTATGCGGCATTGATTGATCCTGTGCGCGGTGATGTTGTCAATGATATTCCTGCAAGCTTCTCAGATGTGACACTGAATCACCTCAGGGTTGTTAAGCTTGAAGGTATTACAGGCACAAAGCCTGAAATTGAGCTTATCCAGCTTCTATTAGCCAAGTCTCCTATGCTGGTGAAAATGCTAATCCAGCCCAACAAAGGAAAAGTATTTGCCGAAACGAGACTAAAGGTACTTGCAGAGATAACAAAATTTCCAAGAGCATCACCTAAAGCAGAAGTTCACTATAACGTAGATAACAATCTTGTTTGA